The Colletotrichum higginsianum IMI 349063 chromosome 2, whole genome shotgun sequence genome has a segment encoding these proteins:
- a CDS encoding Ubiquinol-cytochrome C chaperone gives MGKHSTLFSTQKIQDDIFHDIQIDPTFYSISPNEDLPLPTTPEQANLGFITTNTEKMACQSCRYQARLLARSLRATADLALPQNPFAVTARRTAPAAMATPTTTTTTITRTTVITPPSRRYFSQTTTRRNQAPPSGFKQAIASTMMAAAPKTMAASMTTSRLEALYKACSSQALYQISEQERAKDMVRMTTEGEEVGAPIGPWLQYFDLQPSFSSWSQATMLHMYLVVARMRCLDREASRNLQHQFIDQFFFDCERMMHLNHGMTSSALRQRYLKEIFVQWRGLIAAYDEGVVKDDRVLAAAVWRNLFKSREDVDMRQVAAVVGWMRATLQDLEAAPVEDLLVSPAKVFKRDVRDMLKLVDVVAPQVKEDMANAGAA, from the exons ATGGGAAAACACAGCACACTGTTCTCTACTCAAAAGATTCAAGACGATATCTTTCATGACATTCAAATCG ACCCGACTTTCTACAGCATTTCCCCGAACGAGGaccttcccctccccactACCCCTGAGCAGGCCAACCTAGGCTTTATCACCACCAATACCGAAAAGATGGCCTGCCAAAGCTGCCGCTACCAGGCGAGACTCCTGGCTCGGAGCCTGCGAGCgaccgccgacctcgccttACCCCAGAACCCCTTCGCCGTGACGGCGCGCCGGACGGCTCCGGCTGCAATGGCAACgcctacgacgacgacgacgacgataacGAGGACAACAGTCATAACCCCTCCCTCCAGAAGATACTTCAGCCAGACAACGACAAGGCGGAAccaggcgccgccgtccggcTTCAAGCAGGCCATCGCATCGACCATGATGGCCGCCGCACCAAAGACCATGGCTGCGTCCATGACAACCTCCCGTCTCGAGGCCCTCTACAAGGCCTGCTCGTCGCAGGCTCTTTACCAAATCTCGGAGCAGGAGCGTGCCAAGGACATGGTCCGTATGACgactgagggcgaggaggttGGGGCCCCAATAGGGCCGTGGCTGCAGT ACTTCGATCTCCAACCCTCTTTCAGCTCCTGGTCCCAGGCCACGATGCTGCACATGTACCTCGTGGTCGCCCGCATGCGGTGCCTGGATCGTGAGGCCTCGCGCAACCTTCAGCACCAGTTCATCGACCAGTTCTTCTTCGACTGCGAGCGCATGATGCACCTGAACCACGGCATGACTTCTTCGGCACTGCGCCAGCGGTATCTCAAGGAGATCTTTGTCCAGTGGCGCGGCCTCATTGCCGCCTACGACGAGGGTGTCGTCAAAGACGACCGcgtgctcgccgccgccgtgtgGCGCAACCTGTTCAAGTCCcgcgaggacgtcgacatgCGCCAggtcgctgccgtcgtcggctggaTGCGCGCCACTCTGCAAGACCTTGAGGCCGCGCccgtcgaggacctgctCGTCTCGCCGGCCAAAGTCTTCAAGAGGGACGTGAGGGATATGCTCAAGCTTGTCGACGTTGTTGCGCCGCAGGTCAAAGAGGACATggccaacgccggcgcggCTTAA
- a CDS encoding Dihydrofolate reductase: protein MSHELTLIVAATRNMGIGAKGGLPWTGLRKEMAYFARVTKRLPPQAPSDARNAVIMGRKTWESIPPKFRPLKGRLNIVISRAHPVLDLSSSSSAAATPDLDSEPVKVGSLEQALTYLRGDGVAGRLGKVFVIGGAQIYGAALQLPEVKRVLLTKVLGEFECDAFFPLRLRDEGENGEEDSAAQGWKKVEKTGLDAWVGEEVEGGEIEENGTRYEFQMWEKV, encoded by the exons ATCGTCGCGGCGACGCGCAACATGGGCATCGGCGCTAAGGGTGGTCTCCCCTGGACGGGCCTAAGGAAAGAAATGGCCTACTTTGCTCGCGTAACGAAGAGGCTTCCACCACAG GCCCCTTCGGACGCCCGAAACGCCGTGATCATGGGCCGCAAGACCTGGGAGAGCATCCCGCCCAAGTTCCGGCCCCTCAAGGGCCGTCTCAATATTGTTATCAGCCGCGCTCACCCGGTCTTGgacctctcctcctcctcttccgcggCAGCTACGCCGGACCTCGACAGCGAGCCTGTCAAGGTCGGGTCACTGGAGCAGGCGCTCACGTACctgcgcggcgacggcgtcgccggccgaCTGGGCAAGGTgttcgtcatcggcggcgcgcaAATCTACGGCGCCGCTCTCCAGCTGCCCGAGGTGAAGAGGGTTCTGTTGACCAAGGTGCTTGGGGAGTTTGAGTGCGACGCGTTCTTCCCGCTGAGGCTGAGGGACGAAGGGGAGAATGGGGAGGAGGACTCGGCGGCACAGGGGTGgaagaaggtcgagaagacCGGGCTGGATGCATGGGTcggggaggaggtcgagggcggggAGATCGAGGAGAACGGGACGAGGTACGAGTTCCAGATGTGGGAAAAGGTTTGA
- a CDS encoding 3-oxoacyl-[acyl-carrier-protein] synthase, producing the protein MRRVVVTGLGAISPFGVGVRNTWNRLLAGESAITSVANLEPRTRWKDLTSTVAGVVPSHGPGPEQWRPGDWLDATEQRRMSKFAQYAVACAEMAMKDAGWQPQSQDDLETTGVCLGSGIGNLEEIYEASLAFNQQGYKKVSPLFVPKILINLAAGHVSMKYGLQGPNHAVTTACTTGAHSIGDAMRFIAFGDADVMVAGGTESCIHPLTFAGFGRARSLSTAYNNDPHASCRPFDRDRNGFVVSEGSAVMVLEELEHAKARGANIYAEVRGYGCSGDAHHMTAPREDGHGAFRAMKLALKNAGVRPAEVSYINAHATGTQVGDAAEASAIRRIMTGDEGYADESQVTVSSTKGAVGHLLGAAGAIEALFAVLSVAENIVPPTLNLENPNVGGSMNLVPLQAQAKQVNVAISNSFGFGGTNASLVFSKLC; encoded by the exons ATGCGACGAGTTGTCGTGACAGGGCTCGGTGCCATCTCACccttcggcgtcggcgtgcGCAACACATGGAATCGTCTGTTAGCCGGAGAGTCTGCCATCACCAGCGTGGCCAATTTGGAACCGCGAACCCGCTGGAAAGATCTGACGAGCACCGTTGCTGGCGTAGTCCCCAGCCATGGCCCAGGTCCGGAACAGTGGCGGCCCGGCGACTGGCTGGATGCCACGGAACAGCGTCGCATGTCCAAGTTTGCCCAGTATGCCGTGGCTTGTGCTGAGATGGCGATGAAAGATGCCGGCTGGCAGCCGCAGAGCCAAGACGATCTGGAAACGACGGGCGTCTGTCTTGGCAGCGGTATCGGGAATCTCGAGGAGATTTACGAGGCAAGCTTGGCGTTCAATCAACAA GGCTACAAGAAGGTTTCGCCGCTGTTCGTCCCCAAGATCCTCATCAACTTGGCCGCTGGTCATGTCTCGATGAAGTATGGGCTACAAGGCCCGAACCATGCCGTCACAACCGCATGTACCACTGGTGCTCATTCCATCGGAGATGCCATGCGATTCATTGCTTTTGGGGATGCAGATGTCATGGTCGCTGGTGGTACGGAATCTTGCATCCATCCCCTGACCTTTGCCGGTTTCGGAAGAGCAAGGTCCCTCTCCACGGCCTATAACAACGACCCCCACGCCAGCTGTCGTCCCTTCGACCGCGACCGCAACGGTTTCGTCGTCTCGGAGGGGTCGGCAGTGATGGTCTTGGAGGAGCTCGAACACGCCAAGGCCCGGGGCGCCAATATCTACGCAGAGGTGAGGGGATACGGCTGCAGCGGCGATGCGCATCACATGACGGCCCCTCGGGAGGATGGTCACGGAGCCTTCCGCGCCATGAAGCTTGCGCTGAAGAATGCCGGCGTCCGGCCGGCCGAGGTAAGCTACATCAACGCGCACGCCACGGGAACGCAAGTGGGCGATGCGGCGGAAGCCTCGGCGATACGACGCATCAtgacgggcgacgagggctaCGCGGACGAATCGCAGGTCACGGTGAGCAGCACCAAAGGTGCCGTCGGGCATTTGCTAGGGGCAGCtggcgccatcgaggccctgTTTGCCGTCTTATCGGTTGCAGAG AACATTGTGCCGCCCACGCTCAATCTCGAGAACCCTAACGTCGGGGGTTCCATGAATTTGGTGCCCCTCCAAGCACAGGCGAAACAGGTTAACGTTGCCATCTCCAACAGCTTTGGTTTTGGTGGGACGAATGCCTCACTGGTTTTCTCCAAGCTTTGCTAG